From a single Staphylococcus epidermidis genomic region:
- a CDS encoding sulfurtransferase TusA family protein — translation MVYELGTVGMVCPFPLIEAQKKMNELNQGDELKIDFDCTQATEALPNWAAENGYPVTNYEQLDDASWTITIQKA, via the coding sequence ATGGTATACGAATTAGGAACAGTAGGGATGGTTTGTCCATTTCCTTTAATAGAAGCACAAAAGAAAATGAATGAATTAAATCAAGGGGATGAATTGAAAATCGATTTCGATTGCACCCAGGCTACGGAAGCATTACCTAATTGGGCTGCAGAAAATGGATATCCAGTTACAAACTATGAGCAACTTGATGATGCATCATGGACGATTACTATTCAAAAGGCATAA